The sequence below is a genomic window from Desulfobulbaceae bacterium DB1.
GCAATGATGATCTCGAGGCCCTGCCCCTGGTTGAGATCATTCCAGGCAAAGAGTATCCTTTTTTTGATTATCAGGCCAAGTATACGGCGGGTGCAACCAGGGAAATATGCCCGGCGGATCTGCCGGAGGTGATAACGGTAAAGGCGCAGCAGGCGGCCCTTGCCGCCCATCGGGTTTTACGTCTGCGGGGGTACAGTCGGACGGATATGATTGTCTCGGATGAGGGAGAGGTGTTTGTCATTGAAACCAACACCATTCCCGGCATGACGCCGACCAGTTTGCTGCCTCAGGCTGCGGCTGCGGCGGGGATTGATTTTCCGTCGTTGCTTGATCGTTTGCTCGGCCTCGCCTTGCAGGGCAAATGATTTTTCCGCAAGCAGCGGAAAGGGCAATTGAACCGGATGTCCGGAGCGGCGGCTCTGTTCTATAACAAGGGCCGCTGCTCTTACACCATTTTTTTTTCCAGTTTGTTGTCTATCCGTGATGGTTTTACCGTGTAGCCTGTCACCAGGGTGCCCAGCGGTGTGCAGGTGTAATGCCATTCTATGATTTCACCCGGATAAACCCAGACACCTTTTGTTGTCGTGTTGTCGGCCCGTGGTGCTTTCAGCCAGATTTGTTCGTTGTCCCGCGTGTACATGATATGCCCCTGTAAATGTGGTGGAATGGAGTTGAATTGATTGACAGCAATTAAAGTGCCATTCCGGCGAGAAAGTGGTTTTTGTGTTTCACTATCTTGATATTGTTACATTTGTTTTGGAGGTCGCAGAAGTGGGGCGGAGGAATAATGGTGGTGAAACGACGTAGATTTGGGTGAAATAACCAGTTTCCGGTGGGTGACCAGGGGGCGGGAAGAAAAAACGGAAACCGGGAAAAGAAGAAAGAAGCGTCGTGGCGGGGGGGAGGGGACGTGGAGAGTATGAAGGCGTTTCCGCGAGGTCACTCTGGGGCTCGCAGGCGGAAACGCCGGGAATAGAATCAGCCGCTGAAGCGGTTGGTGAAATATGGTTCCAGTACTTTCGGCAGCTTGATGGTGCCGTCGGCCTGCTGGCAGTTTTCATAAATGGCGGCCAGGGTGCGGCCCACAGCCAGGCCGCTGCCGTTTAAAGTGTGCACCAGGGCGCTTTTTTTCGCCCCTTTGGGCCGGTAGCGGATGCCGCCGCGCCGGGCCTGGAAGTCGAGGAAGTTGCTGCAGGAGGAAATTTCCCGGTACGTGTTCTGGGCCGGCATCCACACCTCGATGTCATAGGTTTTGGTGGCGGAAAAGCCCAAGTCGCCGGAGCAGAGCACCACCACCCGGTAAGGCAGTTCGAGGAGTTGCAGAACCTCTTCCGCATCGGCCAGCAGGGCTTCCAGCTCATCGTCCGATGTTTCCGGGGTGGTGAACTTGACCAGCTCCACCTTGTCGAACTGGTGCTGACGGATAAGGCCCTTGGTATCCTTGCCGTAGGAGCCGGCCTCGGAGCGGAAGCACGGGGTGTAGGCGCAGTATTTGATCGGCAGCTCATCCTGCGACAGGGTTTCATCCCGGTGGATATTGGTTACCGGCACCTCGGCGGTGGGGATGAGATAGAGATCCCAATCCTGGGCCTTGAAGAGATCTGCGGCGAATTTCGGCAATTGGCCGGTGGCGGTCATGGTGGCGCTGTTGACGAGAAAAGGGGGCAGCACCTCCTGGTAACCGTGTTTCTGGGTGTGCAGGTCCAGCATGAAATTGATCAGGGCCCGTTCCAGGCGGGAGGCAAACCCTTTCAGCAGGGCAAAACGGGCGCCGGAGATTTTGGCGGCCCGCTTAAAGTCCATGCTGCCGTCCGCCTCGCCCAGCTCCCAGTGGGCTTTGGGGGTAAAGGAGAAGTCGGTGGGCTTGCCCCATTTTTTCACCTCCACGTTGTCCTTGTCGTCTTTGCCGGCGGGGATGGAGTCGTGGCAGATGTTCGGGATCTCCATGACGATTTCCTGTAGCGTTTCCTCAATAACGGTCAGGTCGGTTTCCAGGATCTTGATCCTGTCGTTCACCCGGCGCATCTCGCTGATCAGGCTTTCCGCGTCCTTGTTTGCTTTTTTGAGTTCGGCAACCTCCTGGGAGACGATTTTCCGCCGGTTGCGCAGTTCCTCGACCTCGGTGAGATGTTCCCGCCGCCTGAGATCGATATCGGCAAATTCTTCAATGCGACTGGTGGTGATGTTGCGGCGTAGAATTTTTTCTTTTACCAGATCGATATTTTCTCGGATGAAGCGAAGTTCGAGCATTTTCTTTATCCTTTCTTGCTGCTTTTTTTGATGGCCATGGCGGCGAAATCGCGAAACAGCCGCAGAGCCTTGATGCGGTTTTTGCCCAGTTTCGGCCGACCGGCCTTGCGGTCCATGTAAAGCAGGGCGATGGCCTTGCCGTTGACAGCGATGGGTAATAAATAAACGGTTCTGCCCTTGGTCAGGTAATGAATTTTTTCCGGGAAGGCCCCGAGGCTGTCCGCCTCAATGGCCACGTCCTTGCAGAGTTTCATGGCCTTGGGTATGGCTTGGTCCGTATTGGCCAGGGGCTGTTCAAAATTGGCGATATCGGCGGCCTCAATGTCGCCGAGGCCGAAGCGGCCGACCAGGGCGATCTTGGTGGCCTGAATGCTGATGACGCAAAGGATGACCCGGTCGAAACCAATCCCCCGGTATATGGCCTCCAGCAGATTGGCATAAAATTCATTCAGCTGGAAAGGCCCCATGAGGGTCTCGGTCATTTCCTTGATGAATTCGTTGATCGATTTGTCGGAACTGGGCAGTTCATCAAGCTCTTCCGTGCCGTCCGGTTTGGTTCCGGCGATCTTGCCATTCTCCTCTGGGAGCGGGGCGCTCCCCTGGCGAGACGCCTTTTCCAGTTTGCTGTGAATTTTCAGTTTTGACAGGCCGTAGCGGATCGAGTCGGAAATGTCCTGGGAACCCTCGACGCAGTTGGTCAGTATTTCCAGCGCCTTTTCCTGGTTGATGGAGATGATGCCGCCATATTTAGCGAGCAGTTCGCTGGTGTCTTCGCCGTTGCAGACCTTGTCGACAAAGCGATTGCTGAAGTCTGCGAGATTCTGCAGGTAAGCTTCCGCGTCGTAACTGCTTTTCGGTGGGGCCGGGTTGGATTCCATGGCGCCGATCACCTTGTCGGACAGGTTCCAGAAGCGGGCAATTTCCTGCCCCAGTTCGGCAAAGGTGAGTTCTTCCAGCAATTGTCGGCTGGCCGTATCTTCGGGGATTCCGGCCGCCACCTTTTTTTCAATATCTTTATAGATGTCGGGCAGGTAGATAAAGGCGATGATTTTGCCGAGATTGTGGAGCAGGCCGCAGATGAAGGCCTCCTCGGGCGGGACGTTGAGCTTCTTGTCGCCGGCGATGTCCCTGCACTGGAGCGCGCTGAGGAAGGAGCGGGTCATCAGTTTGCTGATACCTTCCTTTTCCACCCCGGACTTGATGAAATCCTCAAAAATTGCAATGGCGGTAGCCAGGTCGCGCACGGAATCAAAGCCGAGGATGGTGACGGCCTTGGATATGGAGCTGACGGCCTGCCCCAGGGAGTAATAGGCGGAATTGACCACCTGGAGGACTTTGTTGGTCAGGGAGTAGTCCTTCAGGATAACGCGGGAAAGATCATAGGACGCGCTGCGGCTGCTGTGCACAAGGGAAATGAGTTCCTGGACATGGGTTGACATGGCCGGGAGTTCGCTCATGTTCATTTTTGCAAAAATTTCTGCCAGTTTTCCTGACGGCTGACCCTTTTTTTCTGTCATTTTGTTTTGTTTTGTGGGTTAAATAGTTACAACCTTGCTTTATTAAATGGTATTATACGAGAAACATTGAACAAACCATTGTTATAAAACAATATCGCCGTTCCGCTCTCCGGAGACCGGAAAGGGAGCTGTAACGAAATCACACGACTGAAGAGGTTGTTTCGTAACGGCTCGTAAATATCTATTGTCGGTTATTACACTAGCTTGTGCGGCTGAAAAAAACAATTCATAAAATCAGGGGCCGCTGAAGAGGGGCCCGATACGCAGACATATGACGCAATCCGGTACAGCAAACGCAGCCATAAAACTTGTCGCCGGAGGAGAGGAAACCAGCTGGACCCTGACAGGGAAAAGCACTTTCAGGATCGGCCGCGGCGCAGACTGTGATATCCTGCTGCCCTACCCCTGGGTTTCCCGGCAGCATGCCATGATCCAGATTGAGGCCAATTCCAGCCATAATCTTATTGATCTGGGAAGCGCAAACGGCACCCTTGTCAATGGTCGCCGCGTTTATGGCCCCACGCGACTGAGCGCGGGCGACCGTGTCACCATCGGCAAATCCGAACTCGTTTTTTGGCAGGAATCGGTGGCGAATGAACCCGCGGGCGATGAAACCGATGCCGCCGGCGATGCAACGGTGGCATTTTTGCAGCGCGAGCTAGCCACCATTCTGGTTTGTGATATCCGTAAGTTTACTCCTTTATCCGAGGAAGTGGGGGCGGATCGAATTTCCGAGTTTCTTGGCCAGTGGACGAAAAAAGTCGATGCGGTTGTGCGGAAAAACGGCGGCCAGGTCGACAAGTTCATTGGCGATGCCGTGCTGGCGGTGTGGGCCAACGGCGCTGAGTTTGCCTCGGTCGCCCGGGCACTGCTTTCGGCGCTTGAGATAAGCATCTGGACCCGCAAAATCGGTCTCGCCGCGCCGGGTATCAACCGTGAACTGCTGATAGGCGCGGCACTCAATACGGGTGAAGCGGTCATGGGCAATATGGGGGTTGGCGGGCAGCGTGATTTTACCATTGTCGGGGATGTGGTGAATGTGACCTTCAGGTTGCAGGAGATGACTTCACGGCACAAGCTGGACGTAATTCTCGGCGAACCGGCCTATCTGCAGCTGCGAAAGGCGGAATCATGTTTTACGCCGCATCAGTATGCGATTCGCGGCAAAACCGAGGTGTTGCGGGCCTACAGTACGAGTTTTGCGGGACTTCGTCGCTATCTCGCTGACTGGAAATCTCTTTTTAAAAATGAAATTACGTAAAGTTGACGGATTCGTAAAAACGAAAAATTGACTTTTTGCGAAACAATGACGTTGCAAACCGGCTGATGCCGGCCAGGAAGAGGAGTGAATTATGGCTGTATGGGCAATAAAGCTGCATGGCAAGGTTGTGAAGCAGTTTCCCATCGAAGATGGTGAGCGGCTGGTGATCGGCAGGAGCGCGGAAGCCGACGTGGTGGTGGATAATACGGCGATTTCGCGCAAGCATACGGCGCTTGAGAGGAGAAACGGCGTTTATTTCGTGGAGGATCTCGGCAGCCTGAACGGCACCATGGTCAACGGCAAAAAGATAGATTCCTGCGTTCAGCTCTTTGATGATGATGTGGTGGAGATCGGCAAATTTCTTCTCCTGCCCGCCGAGTCGTCGAAGGAAAAGGGATTCGCTTCACAAAGCGCGGCTCTTGACTTCGGCGACGAAACGGTTTTTGTCACGCGAAGCAGTTCTTCCGGGCCCCAGAAGAGCAAGGAAGCGGTCAAGGTCGTCCACCGGCTGACCGTGATAAAAGGTGACGGCAGCCCCGGCGAAGTGCCGCTGTTCGGCCGCAGCAGTGTCAAGATCGGCAAGGACATCAACAGCGATTTGCGGGTTTCCGGCTGGTTTGTTGCCCAGGCCCAGTGTTACGTCATTAATCGCGACAAGAAATTTTATCTCGTTCCCCAGCGGAGCTGGGCGAAAACCCTGCTCAACGGCGCGCCGGCCAGGGAAGAATGCGAACTGAACAAGGGGGATGTCATCGAGATTCGAGGCGTACAGATCCGTTTTGAGTAGCCGTCGACAACTGTTTCCCGTTGTCACGGCAAGCAGCATCTTTCCTCTTTCCCGCCCCGGAGCGGAGATTTCAACCCGTTATGCTGAGTCGCTTTTTTAAAAAGGATAGCCAGGGCGCGAGCGGCAAGTCGGTTCAGGACAAGGCGCCCTCCGTCGATCTCACCCAGGTTCTGCCCGGTCAGGGCGATGCTGATGCCGCGGTTGGGCTGAACTGGCTGCCCGGAGAGGTTATCGACGACCGCTATCGGATCGATCGCATCTTCAGCGGCGCCATGGGCAAGGTTTATATTGCCGAGCATCTGGGCTGGGGCATCTGGATGGCCATCAAGGCGCCCAGGCCGGAAGTATGGGCCGACCGGGAGGGATTGCAGCGCATTCTCCGGGAGGCCAACGGCTGGGTCCGTTTGGGCCTGCATCCGAACATCGCCTGCTGTTATTATGTCCGCAGTTTTTCAGCTATTCCCCATATCTTTATTGAATATGTGTCCGGCGGCACCCTGGATGAATGGATCAACCGCGGGCGGTGCCGGGATATGCGGACCGCTCTTTCCATTGCCGTGCAGTTCTGCAACGGCATGGAATATACGCACACCAAGGGTTTTATTCATCGCGACATCAAGCCGCAGAATATCCTGCTTTCCAAGGACGGCCTGGTCAAAATTACCGATTTCGGCATCCTCCGCGCCATCAAGGGTACGGAAAAGGAAGCCGAAGGAACGACCTTGCCCGGCGTCCAATCCGCGGATGCCACGGTCGGCTTCCGCGGCACCCCGAATTATGCATCGCCCGAACAGTTGCGCAACGCCCATCGGGTGGACAGGCGGACCGACATCTTTTCCTTCGGCCTCTGCCTGTGGATGATGTTCTGCGGCAAAAGACCCTATAAGCATAATGCCCAGGGGAATTGCCCGGAGCCCGAGGCCGCCGATCCGGCGATCAAACTGCCGGAAAGCCTGAAGACAATCCTGAAAAAAAGCGTTGCTTATCAACCGGATGATCGCTACCCGCATTTTGGCGAGCTCAAGGAAGCGCTGAACCAGGTTTATCTGGAGCTTTTTCAGGTTTCCTGCCCCTATGCCATCATGGAAAAAATCGACATGCGGGCGGAAAACTGGAACAATCGCGCGGTTTCACTGGCTGAACTCGGAAAGTACCGGCAGGCGGAAAATTATCTGTCCCGTACCCTGGAGATAAACGACACCCTGCCGGAAGCCCTTTATAATTTCTTGATGTTGCGCTGGTGCAAAAGCAATGAAAGTCCGGATCGCTTGCTGCGGCGAGTGGAGGCCTGCAAAAAACGGTTTCCCTCGCTTGATTTGTTCGACAAGCTGGAAAAGGAAATCGGGGAATGTGTCGAGCGCGGCGAGGAGATGCTGAAAACCGCCAGAAAACGGGAGCCGGAGCTGCGCCTGTGTTTTCCCAAGGCGCCGATGGAGATTTTCCGCGAGGCCCAGCTGCGCCGTTCGGTGCACCATAATATTCTCACCCTGTTGCAGAGCCGGCGCTTGACCCAGTGCTATGACACCCTGATGGTCAGCTGGGGAAACGAGCGCTTCAAAAAAGACAAATTTTATTACAAGATTTACGAACAGCTGCTGCCGGAAGGCAAAAAAAGCGTCCTGTCCGCCGTCCAGCGGGTTATCACCCATGAGGCGGAAGCGGATGAAGGACCGGCATGGTTCATGGCCTCCGTCCCGGAACGGCGGCTGGTTTTTTCCGCTTCCTCCGGCAAAAAGGTGTATGTGCGCAGCGTCGGTGAAAGAAAGATGGCAGTCCCTTTTGCCCAAACCAGGGCGCAGGTTACCGCCGTTGCGGCAAATTCATCCACGCTTGCCATTGGGCAGCAAGACGGGGAGGTGGTTCTCCGCTTTTTCAGAAGCGGCGAGCAGAAAAGCGTGGCCTGCGGCAAAGGACCGGTGACAGCCCTGACCTTCCTGCCGGACGGCAAACAGTTGCTGGTCGGTCTCGGCAGCGGCGGCATTGTTCTGCTTTCTTCCGCCGGCGGCAAAATAAAGCAAATCACCGAGGCGGGCAGCGGTGTTCGCTGTCTCGTCTGCATTGAGGACGCTCGGTTTGTCGCGGGCAACGAAGACGGTTCCCTCCGTTTTTATGACGGGCAAGGAGGCGACTGCCTGCGGGAAGTTGCCGCCCATGCCCTGCCGGTATCGTCCCTGTCGGTCAGCCGCGACGGAGCGAAAATCGCCAGCATCAGCGGCGACAGGGTGGTGCGGGTTTGGGACTGCAGGAGCGGCAGGTGTCTGCAGTCCATGGACAAGCATGAGGATACGATCACCTCCGTTCTTCTTCTTGCCGACGATCAGACACTGGTTACCGGCTACGAGGACGATATCATCAAGCTGTGGAACTGGCAAAGCGGCAAGTGTATCCATATCCTTGATGCCAGGGGCGACGGGGTATGCAGTCTGGCCGGCGGGCCGCGCGCCCATACCTTTCTGTGCGGCCGGCAGGATGGGGCAATTGTGCTGTGGACCCTTATTTATCAGCTTGAGTTTGATGACGGGGTGCCGTCGGCGTTGCGCAGCCGCTGATGTTTGACGAACTGGAAAAAAGTCGATCTGTTTTCCGCACAAGAAGATTTACAATGGTCCGGGATCTGGAATAATGGAGAAAGCATGTTTGGTTTTTTGAGAAAATTTTTTCAAACCGCCCCAAAAGGTCTTGTCTGTTTCGGCAGAACGGATACCGGCATGGTCCGCAGGAACAATGAAGACAACTTTGCCATTCTGCTGGAAAGAAATATTTTCCTGGTGGCCGACGGCATGGGCGGCCACAGGGCGGGTGAAGTTGCCAGCAGAGTGGCGATCGAGTGTCTCGCCACCTTTTTTTCCGAGGAAAAGATCCGGCAGATTCGCGGCAATCCGGCGGCCATCCAGCACGGGCTGATTGCCGGCTTTCACCAGACCAATGACAGGGTGATGGAAATGGGGGCGGAAGATCCGGCATTGCAGGGCATGGGATGCACCCTTGTTGCCTGCCTGGTGGACGGCGACAGCGCGTATTTTTGTCATGTCGGCGATGTGCGGGCCTATGTTGACGACGGCAACGGCCTGGTTCAGGTCACCACCGACCATTCGCTGGTGGCGGAGCAGACTGCGGGCCTGGCGCATGGCGCAGCGGGGTTGGCTCGCAATATCGTCACCCGCGGCATCGGCTTTGCCTTTCCCGAGGATCCTGAATTTCATCAGGTGCCGATCCGGACCGGCGACAGGATTCTCCTTTGTTCCGACGGACTGTGGAGCATGGTGGAGGATGACGAAATAGAGCGGATACTCGAAGAGTCGGCGACCGCGGAGATCGCCTGCGACACGCTGGTCCGGTGCGCCAATGAAGCCGGCGGCAAGGATAATATCACCGCAGTGGTGATTGTCTGCTGAAAGTGTGGGGGAAAATACTTCGCTTCCTAATACGTTTTCGTTTGGTATTGTTCGTGGAAGATAATGAAAAATCTTGACAGAAGGAATCTGAATAAGAACCATTATTTCCTTTACCAAGGCAGGATACATCTCAAGTTCCCTATTTTCATTTTGATTGAGACCGCCGGTGGATATCTTTCGGGCCTGTAAAGAATTTTGTGTAAATGGTTTTCATTTTTAATTTTCAATATGCAGGCATTCTGTCGCCGAACAAGATTGAAAAGCGGTTCAAGGCAGCCTTCCAGTCTCTGATTGGCATAGTCCATTTTTTGGCGATATTGTTCAGCGCCATGTAAAGCAGTTTAAGCATCGACTCGTCATTGGGAAATGAACCCCGGTTCTTGGTAACTTTGCGCAGTGACATGTTCAACGACTCAATAGCATTGGTGGTATATATCACCTTGCGTATCTCGGGCGAATACGCAAAAAATGGGGTGATTCTTTCCCAATTTCTTCGCCAGGATTGGCCGATGGACGGATGCGTTTTGTCCCATTTTTCTTCAAAGGTCATCAGTTCCATTTCGGCCTGCTCGGCTGTTGGCGATTGGTAAATGGCCTTGAGATCCGCAGCCACCTCTTTGCGCTGTTTCCATGAGACATATTTCAGGGAATTGCGCACCATGTGGACGAGACAGAGCTGGACCTGGGTGAAGGGGAAAACCGTCTCAATGGCTTCAGGAAAACCCTTGAGGCCATCGACGCAGGCAATGAAAATATCCTGCACGCCACGGTTTCTTAGCTCAGTCACTACCTGCAACCAGAACTTGGCGCCCTCGTTTTCGGCAACCCACATTCCCAGGACATCCTTGACGCCGTCCATGGTGATGCCAATAGCCAGATAGACCGCCTTGTTCTTAACATGCCCATTGTCGCGCACCTTAACCCGGATAGCGTCCATGTAAACAATGGGATAAATGGGGTCCAACGGGCGATTTTGCCAAACTTTAACCTCGTCAGCAACGGCATCGGTGACCGTTGAAATCAGGGTGGGAGAGACATCAACTCCGTAAATGTCTTCCAAGTGCCCCTGAATCTCCCTGGTAGTCATCCCTCGGGAGTAGAGAGAGATAATCTTGTCGTCAAAGCCGGGAAAGCGGGTTTGCCCTTTGGGAATGATGACCGGATCGAAACTGCTGTCGCGGTCGCGCGGGACCTCAATCGGCATTTTACCGAAGTCGCCCTTGATGGTCTTTGCAGAGTTACCATTTCGGGCATTACCGCCTTTGGTGACGATGGTTCCATGTTTTTCGTGGCCCAGGTGGACGGTCATTTCCGCCTGTAACGCCCGCTCCAGTAAGGCCTTGGTGAGCTGCTTGAGCAGCCCGTTTTCACCGATCAGTTCTTCGGGCTTCTGGTAATTGTAGTCGGCAAGTAAACGATCCAAAATTTCTTTATCAATGGCCATATGAGCTCCTTTTTAAAGGGTAGTTTTTTGACTTACTCAGTCATAGCCATTTACACAAACTATTTTACACCCTCTATCTTTCATCTACCGGCCTGCTTATACCCTCTGGTCATCTGCCTGAATTTCAATTTCAAATCCAACGATTTTTGTGATAAGTTTTTTGAAGATAGCTTCTGAGCTTCATAATTAATTGGGGCCATGGTGTCTAGGTATCCATGGCGGACATCACAGGATTGTCAGCAGACTCAGAAATCGAGCGGGCTCCTGGCCTCTTTGATCGTTTGGCTCTTCACGGTATGGGTATAGATCATGGTGGTCCGCACATCGCTGTGCCCCAGGAGCTCCTGAATTGTGCGAATGTCATAATTTGCCTGTAGGAGATGGCTGGCGAAACTATGCCGAAACGTATGCGCCGTAGCCCGCTTTGGGATTTTTGCCAGTCGCACAGCCCCTGTAATCGCCTTTTGCACATGGCTGTCGTGCAGATGATACCGCCTGAATTCTTTTGTCTCAGGAACCAAGGTTAATTCCTTGGCCGGGAAAAACCACTGCCACACCAACTCTTTGGCCGCATTCTTATATTTCTTTTCCAGTAATCCATAGCAGCCCGTTGAAAAAACTTAAATTTCGAAAAACAGCGGCCGCAACCGACAGCCGTATGAAAAGTCCGTCATTTTCAAAAAAGACCTCTGCCTGATCAATATTTCGGGCAGTAGCAGGGCAAAAACAGTGGCAAAAATGGCAAAAATACCCAAAATAAGACGCCGCAGGACATCGGCCATCCCTTTCGGGGTGCCCTGTCCAAAGATTACCCGCATGAGAAGTCCCAAATTGTAGGCAGCGGCATGAATCAGGTAGCGTTTACTGACATTTTCCAGACCGCGAAGCGTCATCCGGGCAAGATTGCCACCTCGCTTGAGCATGGCAAAACTTCGTTCCACAATCTCGGAACGCCGACGGGA
It includes:
- a CDS encoding IS256 family transposase, coding for MAIDKEILDRLLADYNYQKPEELIGENGLLKQLTKALLERALQAEMTVHLGHEKHGTIVTKGGNARNGNSAKTIKGDFGKMPIEVPRDRDSSFDPVIIPKGQTRFPGFDDKIISLYSRGMTTREIQGHLEDIYGVDVSPTLISTVTDAVADEVKVWQNRPLDPIYPIVYMDAIRVKVRDNGHVKNKAVYLAIGITMDGVKDVLGMWVAENEGAKFWLQVVTELRNRGVQDIFIACVDGLKGFPEAIETVFPFTQVQLCLVHMVRNSLKYVSWKQRKEVAADLKAIYQSPTAEQAEMELMTFEEKWDKTHPSIGQSWRRNWERITPFFAYSPEIRKVIYTTNAIESLNMSLRKVTKNRGSFPNDESMLKLLYMALNNIAKKWTMPIRDWKAALNRFSILFGDRMPAY